CACAAGGCTGGTTCAAATCTCTCTATCGTATGGGCATGAGTTTAATTTGTTGCGCAAAGTTCTTTTATATGTATTCCAATTTCTATATGGTACATGATTTCGACCACATGTTTAGCTCCGAAAGTAAATTTGGTTTGTGTATGTGGTGCACAAATATGTTTGGTGTGTTGAAGCTAAACTAATGTAACCTGGTGATTCCCATGGATATATGAATAGCTTCTGATTTACAAAAAAAGTGTCACATTAATTGAGCGGGATGTTTTCTTTGAGGTGGATGAAAATGACACAATGGAGACTTTCATGAATATTAGAAGTGGTAGACCATACAAGTAGCTTCTTTTATTCATTTGAACTAGTATGTTTGAAGTATTTGTATTATAATTTATGCAAAAAGGTATTTAACTGTTCAATTTAAGATTTGAAATGCAATTTGTGTTCTTGGTTACCGAATTCCTCgatgaattttaaattttattacCAAATTATATATGGATTATACCGAATTGTAAGTGGAAATTATACCGTGGCATATCCTCTCTGAAATCCTAGGTTCGCCATTGCTTTGATCCAATCTTGATTTGTAATTTTGGATTCACCTGTATGTACATAGCAGTGACATCATTTCATGAGGCTCAAGAGTCAAGACTCAACAGGAACTGGAGCgtgcattttgtttagtttgCGAAACAAGGGGATTGGTTCGGTCGTAATTTCTGTTAGGATCTTAATTCTTAAGTTCGATGATTGGTGAAGGCCATTGCTGAGAACAGATGAGCGCAGAAGGCCCAGCCTAAGCAGTGAGCCAAGACAGGCCCAGTTCGATCCATTTCTCGGATGTAAAAGCCCGGCCCATTCTATTTCGGCTGTCGCGGCTTGCGGGTAAGACGAAAACGAAATGTCTCATTTGGCGGGCACTCCCTTCATTCCCGGGCACTTCGAATTCTGATTTTTGAGAACCCAACCGGGCTCGTCGGCGCTCAAATCTCCCCTACCAACGTCTCgccaccgctccgccatggAGGATAACGCCGGCGGACAAAGCCAGGTACGCTGAATCTTTGggtctccctctcctctgctccctGACCCCTTTCGCATCGTCGCGATTTGGTCTGAGTACGGCACTCGCCGGAGAAATCGCCCCTCCGTCCAAGCCACTCTCACCCGTGTTCTGTGTTATTGCAGGCGCATGGGTGGAGTTCGTACCCCCTTTCGCTCCCTTCCCGTGCGTTCCCCTCTTCCCCTCGAGAATCTTAGAGTTTTCCTGGCGCGTCAATTTTTGGATCTTTTGCTGTCTGACGCCTGTTTCGGTGTTCTGTTTCTTCGTCAGAGCCGCCGGACATCAAGAACTGGTTCTCGAGTTACGAGTATGAGTCACCGGAGGTTCCGGAGCTGGGTGCTGATCCTGCCATCCACAACGGCAGCGAGACCCAAGACCCATTCGAGGTAATTTTTTTCTTGCTGAATTCTTTCAAACAGCCCATGGACGCGTTACATCTCTTGCTTCATATCCATCTTTCTACCAATTGACTCAACTAACTGTATACTCTGGGTTCGGTTCAGCACCCGATATTCAAACATTCTTTCCGGGATGATGGTGTCGCTTTGAGGGAAAATTGTTTGGGAGACCAATCTAAGCCTGAGGTTTTTGCTGGAAAATATTTGGTTCTGGTTAATAAGAGTGAAGCGAAGCCTGCCCCAAAAAGGAAGCAAAGTCTGCGGGCACTGTTTGGAGCGGGTTTTCTTGATAAGGGTGAGGAGGCTACTGACATTGAAAGGCAGAATTTGTTGCCTCTGCAGAGAAATGCACCGGAGCCTTTGTCAGATTGCATAACAAACTTCCCTGATACTAAACAAAGCCAGGAAGGGTCAGCTGAGCACAGCAATTTTCTGGTGGATTGTGATGGTATTAGTTCAGTTGACACTCAAGAAAGCACCCCTGCAGATCAGGAGGTTGAGTGCAGTAAACAGTCTGTTGATTGTGATGGTGCACGTTTGGCTAATATTGATATTGGAGAAAGCTTCGCAGAACATGTCATCCACCAAGTTGAATTGCCACTCAATTTCAATGGTGCCAATCTAGTTGGCACTGAGAAAAACATCCAGGATGGTGTGGAGCACAGCATACGTCCTGTTAGTCGCAACAATTTCAGTTTAGCTGACACTGAAGAGAATTTTCCAATAGAGGAAACTCGGCGCTGCAAGCTTGCATTGGACAGTAGGCCACAAGAAATAGTGGCATCAGATGGTTTTATAGCTGTCAAGAGAAAGAAGCACCAGCCCGATGAATGCAAAATGAACAAAATTCCTAGGCACCCAAtggggagagagaagggaaaaggAGAATTACAAGAGAACAACAGCAATTTAGAGCAGAAGGCTTTGGTCCAAGAGCAAACTAGACGTCCCTTGGCTGACAGAACTAATTTTCCAGAAgtagctgcagcagcagccccGGCGCAAGAGGTTAGCAAGAAATGGAAGTGCCCTCGCAAAGGCAAGCCCTTTGTTGGCCGTCCACTGAAGCAGCTTCGGTTGGAACAGTGGGTACGCCGAATGAATTGACACTTCAACATTGCCAACTTGGTCAGGAGAGTATCCATAATCAGGTAGAAGCCTAGAGTTTCTGGGTTAGCAGTTTGAACCTTGTTTGAGAACTTTTTCAGCTCTACCTGCCTGTAGATGTGCATGTCCCAGTCTCAGATCATTTTTACCTCCGTCGCAGTGTTTGTGCTACTCCATTTCGCATGTTTCGTAGCACATGTGTATCTGCAGGGTACTGAATTGAGACGAGCTTCTAGGACAGCCGTCATTTTCTGGGAATAATATTTTAGATAAAAATCTGTGAATCTGTTGATGCTGCTGGGAAAAAAGGTTGCTCCAGTAACTGCAATGTACTAGTTGTTCATCCACTAAACAGTCGCATGATTTATATTACAGATGAATGAAGAGTTCCTTTAAATAAAATAAACGAGACAGATGTGtgaagagtttttttttgagaattagTTCTGTTCTTTGAAGAGGAGCATAGGAGTGAAGATAATAGCAGGATGTTGGGCCTACACATATTTGGGTTATTAGTCAGCCCACATCTTAATGTTAGGCTGATAAGCCCACATTCCCTTTAGCCCATATCACACACCTACTTTTTTCCTCCTCCCAGCCCAGGCCCTACCCATTATCCGATTACCATAGGGACCACGCGTAAGCAGTTatgctgaaaaaaaaaacttactcaaaaggaaaaaaaaaagttaggcCGAACATGGCGACGTGACACCAGGGTTGGTAAAGGGTccaatattttgaatttaaagaTCGGGTCCTAAAAAGGATCGggttctaatcttatacaattttaaactaaataatttaaaggTCTTGTTGGGCTGCGAAGAGGCTACACTGATCCGATTGGATCTCTTTAAAAAAAAGACGATCCGGTTGGCGCCAGGGTTAAtgttaccgaccggtccggcctAACCGGCacggtccggtaccggtataccggtccggtttggccggaaactggtccaaaccggttgaattcaaaagcCGCAGTGCAACCAGTTTGGACCGGTTTActggccggttagaccggtataccggccggtttggccggtataccgctAGTTTAATGATATTTTCCGACGGTTAAAAGTGGTtccccggtgtgaaataaaaggaaatttcgacatgagctatgcacatattaatgtaaataaccacaccaaagcaacaatttataatcatgcatacaaatacaatagtaataagcgtgcatacgAATACCGAGTCATACACTTATACACATCAAATAAGagttcaacgtaggaatgggaagacccccatttgggacgcggtttggtattcggcggtggatatcaaagcgatacctcgcactctaagcagctcagccttgtagtgttgccaagtttggcccgtccacgccgatgttgtctaccattcctgaactaacatagtgtagAAATgagggtcttcccattcgtacacccatctcgtcggtggctgcatgctgatgtcaggaatgtggtagtgaaaagagtgcctggaatcgctgtaggaggaagaagagtccTGTGGAGTGTCGTAGTCCGtcggtccacctgttctcctctgcgattgcggtgctccatggtcggtgtcctgagtagcatgtgtgaactgagtctcccctgcaatcaaccatatatcataattagtagtcaatatttatagtcagaaatatgtgtgtatttgtatgtgcaatgtatacctatgaaacgaacaccaccactaccaccagcagcaccaccaccatcatcagtctcggtgtcgctgcttACCTATAACCTAAAACATATCAGCCATACACCTAACTCTAACCtaaattctaaaacaaatcatctaatattctaaatcataCACCTAACCAATCATTCTATTAAAAAAATTCACTTCTTACCTTCCCTCCCGGTCGCACCGGCTTACCGGCCGTCTAGCCGCTCGCACCGGCCGGCTAACAGCCACTGcgcgccggtcggcgaccagatCCGAGGCCGGGCCGGCTTACCGGACTAACCGATCGGCTAGCGGGGCGGATTTCCGGCTGCCTGGGGGTGGCGGACAGGGAGCGGGTGGGGGCGGTAGGGTTCTGGGGGTCGCGCGACCCCCCAGCTCTGTCCAGCGTTATCAACCTCGCGTTTGCACCGTGGGTCTTAATGGGTCGtcggtttttttctttttcttttttgatttaaattcaaaattccacaaactatactaaatgaacgaatttttgagaaaatttgacaccattagattcgtcgcaccttgaagtatttttaggaattttttgaaaatttttcattttttgaattcaattttgaattttgaatttggaccggtttcataccggccCAAACCAAAACCGGGCCgtaccggaccggttcccaacgGTTTCGTAAACCCTGGTTGGCGCACATCCTCTGAGGTGATGTCTGTCCTCATGCTGTGTT
This sequence is a window from Panicum virgatum strain AP13 chromosome 7K, P.virgatum_v5, whole genome shotgun sequence. Protein-coding genes within it:
- the LOC120641603 gene encoding uncharacterized protein LOC120641603 isoform X2, which encodes MEDNAGGQSQAHGWSSYPLSLPSQPPDIKNWFSSYEYESPEVPELGADPAIHNGSETQDPFEHPIFKHSFRDDGVALRENCLGDQSKPEVFAGKYLVLVNKSEAKPAPKRKQSLRALFGAGFLDKGEEATDIERQNLLPLQRNAPEPLSDCITNFPDTKQSQEGSAEHSNFLVDCDGISSVDTQESTPADQEVECSKQSVDCDGARLANIDIGESFAEHVIHQVELPLNFNGANLVGTEKNIQDGVEHSIRPVSRNNFSLADTEENFPIEETRRCKLALDSRPQEIVASDGFIAVKRKKHQPDECKMNKIPRHPMGREKGKGELQENNSNLEQKALVQEQTRRPLADRTNFPEVAAAAAPAQEVSKKWKCPRKGKPFVGRPLKQLRLEQWVRRMN